From Candidatus Pedobacter colombiensis, one genomic window encodes:
- a CDS encoding UvrD-helicase domain-containing protein has product MPSHNNKLIISVAGSGKTTFLINEAMKAKSGQILITTYTEANEQEIKNKFMQLYKCIPAHVTIQTWFSLLIKHGVKPFQGQIFPEKINGMILVNEQSGINYTTKAGIKVPFSEETDFKNHYMTTGNKLFSDKLSKFVIRANEKSDGNVINRLANIYTEIYIDEVQDLAGNDLEFIKLLLKSIARILMVGDPRQVTYLTHNERKNSQYKEGNIKNFILEKCKSRCEIDEETLTFSHRNNLPICEFSSRLYPEFSLSRPCSCISCRSVSIDHFGVFLINTKDLDNYNAKFNPTVLRYQLAGDGEWNYGACKGLGFDRVLIYPTEPIIKYLRDGLLEKSVGDKNKKAFDIAKLYVAMTRARFSVAFVCDNTTGDFIPGISKWYYLTN; this is encoded by the coding sequence ATGCCATCGCATAACAATAAATTGATCATATCAGTAGCTGGATCAGGGAAAACGACGTTCCTGATCAATGAAGCGATGAAAGCGAAGTCTGGCCAGATATTGATCACCACATATACAGAAGCCAATGAGCAGGAAATAAAGAATAAATTTATGCAGCTATATAAATGCATTCCCGCTCATGTGACCATCCAAACTTGGTTCTCACTCCTTATCAAACACGGCGTCAAGCCGTTTCAGGGTCAGATATTTCCTGAAAAAATTAATGGAATGATTCTGGTCAATGAGCAGTCTGGCATCAACTATACCACAAAAGCGGGCATCAAGGTTCCCTTTAGTGAAGAAACAGATTTTAAAAACCACTACATGACCACCGGTAATAAACTGTTTTCAGATAAACTTTCGAAGTTTGTTATCAGAGCGAATGAAAAATCAGATGGAAATGTGATTAACAGGCTTGCAAACATTTATACTGAGATTTATATTGATGAGGTTCAGGATTTGGCGGGCAATGACTTGGAATTCATTAAACTGTTGTTAAAAAGTATAGCTAGGATACTCATGGTAGGCGATCCGCGGCAGGTAACTTACCTGACCCACAATGAACGCAAAAACAGCCAATACAAAGAAGGCAACATAAAAAACTTTATTCTGGAAAAATGCAAAAGCCGATGCGAGATAGATGAAGAAACGCTGACTTTTTCTCATCGCAACAACCTGCCTATCTGTGAATTTTCTTCTAGGTTGTACCCGGAATTTAGCCTAAGTAGACCATGTTCCTGCATATCCTGTCGCAGTGTTTCTATTGACCACTTTGGCGTATTTCTAATCAATACTAAAGATCTGGACAACTACAATGCAAAATTTAATCCGACTGTATTACGCTACCAACTGGCCGGCGATGGTGAATGGAACTATGGCGCATGCAAAGGACTTGGCTTCGACAGGGTATTGATTTATCCGACAGAACCCATTATTAAATATTTAAGAGATGGCCTATTAGAAAAAAGCGTTGGCGATAAAAATAAAAAAGCGTTTGACATCGCCAAGCTGTACGTAGCAATGACCCGTGCTCGGTTCAGCGTTGCATTCGTATGTGACAACACCACGGGGGACTTCATACCTGGGATATCCAAATGGTACTACTTAACCAATTAA
- a CDS encoding AAA family ATPase: MHIEKVIITNFKSFREKFTLELGTGLNILVGNNEAGKSTILEAIHLTLSGLSNGRYFKNELSEYYFNASAVSEYLDSLNSGNPVQPPKITVELFFGGGDLPVFQGDGNSTRRSASGVCMSIGLSDKYLEEYNDYVDEGTINALPIEFYEINWDTFARDSVTPRKIPIKSALIDSSSNRYVNGSDVYMAHIIKNHLDQRQKNELTHAHRRLQGEFLLDPSVKKVNQSIGDITRKSQYDKQVALTVDLSSMNAWESGFLTCVNDVPFQHIGKGEQAVIKTKLALEHKKSKEANIILLEEPENHLSHAKLNQLIKDIHDKCSEKQILISTHSSFVANKLGLHSLILIDNKFQVRLNDLPEKTQNFFEKIPGYDTLRLILCKKAILVEGDCDELLVQRAYMDSNRGRLPIQDGIDVISVGTSFLRFLQIAEKIKKTVCVVTDNDGRLDELNKKYEDYLGANKKQNIKICFDEHVDSGTLEINGFPFNYNTLEPKFIKANNVNLVNKILGLNKSEVDLHRYMKANKTECALKIFDTLEKISFPQYILDAIA; the protein is encoded by the coding sequence ATGCACATTGAAAAAGTAATCATTACGAACTTTAAGTCTTTCCGCGAGAAATTTACACTGGAACTTGGCACAGGGCTTAATATATTAGTCGGCAATAATGAGGCTGGTAAGTCCACGATACTCGAGGCCATCCATCTTACACTATCAGGTCTCTCTAACGGAAGATATTTTAAGAATGAATTATCTGAATACTATTTCAATGCTTCGGCTGTGTCAGAGTATTTGGATAGTCTGAATTCGGGAAATCCTGTGCAGCCACCTAAAATAACGGTTGAGCTTTTTTTCGGTGGAGGAGATCTCCCGGTTTTTCAAGGAGACGGGAATAGCACTCGCCGTAGCGCAAGCGGAGTCTGCATGTCCATTGGCCTATCTGATAAATACCTTGAGGAATATAATGACTATGTTGATGAAGGTACGATCAATGCTTTGCCAATTGAATTTTACGAGATCAATTGGGACACATTCGCACGCGATTCGGTAACGCCACGAAAAATACCGATCAAGTCTGCCCTTATCGACTCGAGCAGTAACCGGTATGTAAACGGCTCTGATGTGTATATGGCCCACATCATTAAAAACCATCTGGATCAGCGACAAAAAAACGAACTGACACATGCGCACCGCAGGCTACAGGGAGAATTCCTGTTAGATCCTTCTGTAAAAAAGGTTAATCAGAGTATTGGGGACATTACCAGAAAATCTCAATACGATAAGCAGGTTGCATTAACTGTTGACCTTTCCTCAATGAACGCCTGGGAATCCGGGTTTCTGACCTGCGTTAATGATGTGCCTTTTCAGCACATTGGTAAAGGAGAACAGGCAGTTATCAAAACTAAACTTGCCCTGGAACACAAAAAGTCAAAAGAAGCAAATATTATCCTTCTTGAGGAACCGGAGAATCACTTGTCTCATGCTAAACTGAATCAGCTCATTAAAGATATTCATGACAAATGCAGCGAGAAACAGATTCTGATCTCTACGCATAGCAGCTTTGTCGCAAATAAGCTTGGTTTGCATAGTCTCATTCTGATTGATAATAAATTTCAGGTCAGACTGAATGATCTACCGGAAAAGACTCAGAATTTTTTTGAGAAAATACCTGGGTATGATACACTGCGCCTGATCTTGTGTAAAAAAGCAATCCTGGTAGAAGGCGATTGTGATGAGCTCTTGGTACAAAGGGCTTACATGGACAGCAACAGAGGTAGACTTCCAATACAAGATGGCATAGATGTAATCTCGGTCGGGACTAGTTTTCTACGTTTTCTTCAAATTGCAGAAAAAATTAAAAAAACCGTTTGTGTGGTTACCGATAATGATGGCCGACTGGACGAACTGAATAAAAAGTACGAAGATTATTTAGGAGCCAACAAAAAGCAGAATATCAAAATTTGTTTTGACGAACATGTTGATTCAGGAACATTAGAGATCAACGGATTTCCTTTCAACTATAATACTTTGGAACCCAAGTTTATCAAAGCTAATAACGTAAATTTAGTTAATAAGATCCTGGGATTAAACAAGTCCGAAGTAGACCTTCATCGGTACATGAAAGCCAATAAAACAGAATGTGCTTTGAAAATTTTTGACACACTGGAAAAAATCAGTTTTCCACAATATATTCTTGATGCCATCGCATAA
- a CDS encoding DUF2251 domain-containing protein, with amino-acid sequence MENKPKLIIYEEQIFNVGEDTFIESTAENDNAVVFEDNGETGYFYALDRSNIDLKMLDGVHIYNVANVTDRDKPSTVKILWTVDLTKAFLSINNYYHAVFDFQNHAGYCRNGFPETNSSWNKVKERKLTDLLILELSGSQNALNH; translated from the coding sequence ATGGAGAATAAACCTAAGCTCATCATTTACGAAGAGCAAATATTTAATGTGGGCGAGGATACTTTTATTGAAAGCACAGCTGAAAATGATAATGCAGTGGTGTTTGAAGATAATGGTGAAACCGGATATTTCTATGCGCTTGATAGAAGCAATATTGATTTGAAAATGTTAGATGGAGTTCATATTTATAACGTTGCAAATGTTACGGATAGAGATAAGCCATCCACTGTAAAAATATTATGGACTGTAGACTTGACCAAGGCTTTCCTGTCTATAAATAATTATTATCACGCTGTGTTTGATTTCCAAAATCATGCAGGCTATTGTAGAAATGGCTTCCCTGAAACAAATAGCTCCTGGAACAAGGTTAAAGAAAGAAAACTTACAGATTTGTTAATTCTTGAGTTATCAGGATCACAAAATGCATTAAATCACTAA
- a CDS encoding PorP/SprF family type IX secretion system membrane protein, producing the protein MKTLYKTLATIVFAVSTGTSVQAQLNPLSAQYYTNQYLINPALAGAAEGLKLNGAYRKLWSNVPGSPLTQNLTADYGFKKVGIGLTINNESAGLQRQTRVVGSYAYHLPLNENGHQLHFGVSLGFMSQRLENADIFGNPNDPTVGLYNDRKTYLDGDFGIAYTSDKLNIQASVPNLKSVLKKDVIKLADVATFYTAVSYKIGISEGTEGMDIEPKVTYRGVKGFDNIWDAGAQMGIANRQVYLLAMYHSTENTTFGLGMDYKKKYLISGTYTTQTSALSAYTNGSFELNLRLNLSK; encoded by the coding sequence ATGAAAACACTATATAAAACCCTGGCCACAATTGTTTTTGCAGTCAGCACAGGAACATCGGTACAGGCGCAGCTTAACCCGCTATCGGCTCAGTATTATACCAATCAATACCTGATCAATCCTGCCCTGGCAGGAGCGGCCGAAGGATTAAAACTCAATGGTGCTTATCGCAAGCTATGGAGCAATGTACCCGGATCACCTTTAACTCAGAACCTGACTGCCGATTACGGTTTCAAAAAAGTGGGGATCGGTTTAACCATCAATAATGAAAGTGCGGGTTTGCAAAGACAAACCCGCGTAGTAGGTAGCTATGCCTATCACCTGCCCCTAAATGAAAATGGGCATCAACTGCATTTCGGGGTATCGCTGGGCTTCATGAGCCAGCGCCTGGAAAATGCCGATATCTTTGGCAATCCAAATGATCCGACGGTTGGGCTATATAACGACCGTAAAACTTATCTGGATGGTGATTTCGGAATAGCCTATACTTCAGATAAGCTGAACATACAGGCGTCTGTACCCAATCTGAAGAGTGTTCTAAAAAAGGATGTGATCAAACTGGCTGATGTAGCTACATTTTATACTGCTGTAAGCTACAAGATTGGCATCAGTGAAGGAACAGAGGGTATGGACATAGAACCTAAAGTAACTTACCGTGGTGTGAAAGGTTTTGATAACATATGGGATGCTGGTGCACAAATGGGCATTGCAAACAGACAGGTTTACCTACTGGCTATGTACCACAGTACAGAAAATACAACTTTTGGTCTGGGTATGGATTATAAAAAGAAATACCTGATCAGTGGAACCTATACCACACAAACCTCAGCGCTAAGCGCCTACACCAATGGCAGTTTTGAGCTGAACTTAAGATTAAATTTGAGTAAATAA
- a CDS encoding YDG domain-containing protein, which yields MKKKLLYFNHLFKSGIIILVLLLFAFKQTKALTLAAGDIAFIGCETRILPANYTTSNVNGTVAATAPTVTSSAATTIGAVKATLGGDVTDDGGSAVTERGIVWSVTANPTTADNKITIGSGTGSFSTLASSLPPGTLINFRAYAINGIGTSYGTNLTFTTGASLSATTSITNVSCNGGNNGSAKATVSGGVSPYTYSWSPSGGTNPIALGLSAITYTCTITDDEGTTITKSLKPTQPLSALAAVTAKTNVSCNGAANGSATVVPSGGTAPYSYSWAPSGGTAATASGLSVGPYICTITDANNCFITRNFTITQPTALTATTYPTNVSCNGGSNGAAIVNVSGGTPPYSYSWAPSGGTGSTVTGLVAGTYTCTITDNYACRISKTVEVTQPDPITATTTSTNVRCNGTATGSASVTASGGTGPYSYAWTPSGGTAATASGLIARTYTCTITDANVCSITKEVIVTQPDPITATITSTNVLCNGTATGSASVTASGGTGPYTYVWAPSGGTAATANGLTPGDYTCTITDANNCSVAKTVTVTQPSALIASAAKTDVACNGSATGIILINPSGGTTPYTYLWSNGGTTAMITGLAAGTYSCTVTDAKNCTITKSYTITQPSSALTATTSSTGVFCNGGSNGTATITTSGGTAPYTYAWAPSGGTAATATGLAAGTYTCTITDANACFITKTVTVTQPVVLTATITSVNAGANGSDGSATVVAAGGNSPYSYTWSPAGGSAATATGLGKGTYTCTITDANGCSTTKSVTVLEQAVISGFSIADQNYGSTLTLTAPVSNSTAAISYSSSNTAVASISGNVITALKPGTATITATQLATGNYTGATATATLTVLPKNITVSLNSTPAISKTYDGNTSATLSAANYTLNGLLGTDVVNVSGTATYNNKNSGTGKTITAGNFILTGSEKDYYTLTTVNATVNGTILSKTLTATAATVSKTYDGNSTATVNFNTPTGLINTEDVSIGYTTATYADKNAGINKAISITGLSLTGADIANYTLNSFSTNGTILPKALTITADNKEKYTGTANPALTASYSGFVNGETSTILSTQPSLSTTATITSPMGDYPITASGAASANYAISYVAGNLKIKGGAPTSITLAGVTLYENSPAGTNAGTLSSTSDDPSATFTYTLVAGAGDTDNTSFAISGNKINTSAVLDYETKPVYSVRVKSTTQYGLSLEKTFTIDLTDVNEPPTLSAIANQTICFTTTGQTVALSGISPGPETTQTTTLSVSSNNAGLFESLIVTGTGSTGTVNYRLKAGMLAGTATVTVTVKDNGGTANGGIDTYSRTFIITVNALPVISINSDKGIQISKGERVLLAATGGTSYTWGANSSIISGLNAAMVEVRPRETTTYTVTVTNASGCSETKTLTLTVLEDYVKIKATNIMSPDGDGINDKWVIDNIDFYPNNEVKIFDKSGRFIYGKKGYDNSWDATLNGLPLAEGTYYYVIDFGTNKPSVKGFITIVRKEQTR from the coding sequence ATGAAAAAAAAACTACTCTATTTTAACCATCTATTTAAGAGTGGCATAATCATTTTAGTGCTTTTACTGTTTGCTTTTAAACAAACAAAAGCCCTAACACTTGCCGCAGGGGACATTGCATTTATTGGCTGTGAAACGCGCATTTTACCTGCTAATTACACAACTTCGAATGTTAACGGCACCGTTGCGGCCACTGCGCCAACAGTGACAAGTTCTGCGGCGACAACTATTGGTGCCGTGAAAGCTACTTTAGGTGGTGATGTTACTGACGATGGTGGCTCAGCTGTTACCGAGCGTGGCATAGTATGGTCAGTAACTGCCAATCCTACTACTGCTGACAATAAAATCACTATCGGATCTGGTACAGGCTCCTTTAGCACCCTTGCCAGTTCACTTCCTCCGGGAACCCTTATTAATTTCAGAGCTTATGCAATTAACGGTATCGGAACCAGCTATGGAACCAACCTGACATTTACCACTGGCGCATCTTTATCAGCTACGACATCAATAACCAACGTTTCCTGCAATGGAGGTAATAATGGTTCTGCTAAAGCGACGGTATCCGGGGGAGTATCTCCTTATACTTATTCCTGGTCACCATCAGGAGGTACAAATCCAATAGCGTTGGGGCTTTCGGCCATTACGTATACTTGTACAATTACAGACGATGAAGGCACTACCATTACAAAGAGCCTGAAACCCACACAACCGCTAAGCGCTCTGGCTGCCGTTACGGCAAAAACCAATGTCAGTTGTAATGGAGCCGCTAACGGTTCCGCTACTGTGGTGCCTTCTGGTGGTACAGCACCTTATTCCTATTCATGGGCCCCTTCGGGTGGTACAGCTGCTACCGCCTCTGGTTTAAGCGTAGGTCCTTATATCTGTACCATCACCGATGCCAATAACTGTTTCATTACCAGAAATTTCACGATTACACAACCAACGGCTTTAACGGCTACAACTTATCCTACAAATGTTTCCTGTAACGGTGGGTCGAATGGAGCAGCTATAGTTAATGTTTCAGGAGGTACACCACCTTATTCCTATTCATGGGCTCCTTCAGGAGGTACAGGCTCTACCGTTACCGGTTTAGTTGCCGGTACCTATACTTGTACTATTACCGATAACTATGCTTGTAGGATAAGCAAAACAGTTGAAGTTACTCAACCAGATCCTATAACCGCTACTACAACTTCAACAAATGTCCGGTGTAACGGTACTGCTACAGGTTCCGCTTCTGTTACCGCTTCCGGTGGTACAGGACCTTATTCTTATGCATGGACTCCTTCGGGTGGAACGGCTGCAACAGCCTCAGGCTTAATAGCGAGAACTTATACCTGTACCATCACCGACGCCAATGTCTGTTCCATTACAAAAGAGGTAATAGTTACACAACCAGATCCTATAACCGCTACTATAACTTCAACAAACGTCCTCTGTAACGGTACTGCTACAGGTTCCGCTTCTGTTACCGCTTCCGGTGGTACAGGACCTTATACTTACGTATGGGCGCCTTCGGGTGGTACTGCGGCAACAGCCAATGGGCTAACACCAGGTGATTATACCTGTACCATTACCGACGCCAATAACTGTTCCGTTGCGAAAACTGTGACAGTTACGCAGCCATCGGCTTTAATTGCCTCTGCTGCTAAAACAGATGTAGCGTGCAACGGCAGTGCTACAGGTATTATCTTGATCAATCCATCTGGTGGCACAACTCCTTATACATATTTATGGTCTAACGGAGGTACAACTGCAATGATTACGGGACTTGCAGCCGGTACTTATAGTTGTACAGTTACTGACGCAAAAAACTGTACGATAACAAAATCATATACCATTACGCAACCATCATCTGCGCTAACAGCAACCACTTCTTCCACTGGTGTTTTCTGCAACGGCGGATCAAATGGAACAGCTACAATTACTACTTCCGGAGGTACCGCACCTTATACTTACGCATGGGCTCCTTCAGGTGGAACGGCTGCAACAGCCACTGGTTTAGCAGCAGGTACTTATACCTGTACCATTACCGACGCCAATGCTTGTTTCATTACAAAAACGGTGACCGTTACACAACCTGTTGTGTTAACAGCTACCATTACTTCGGTAAATGCGGGCGCAAACGGAAGTGATGGTTCAGCAACCGTAGTTGCCGCGGGTGGAAACAGCCCTTACAGCTATACATGGTCGCCAGCAGGCGGTAGTGCAGCTACCGCAACAGGATTGGGCAAAGGTACATACACCTGCACAATTACAGACGCAAACGGATGTTCGACCACAAAATCTGTTACAGTTCTTGAACAAGCAGTCATCAGTGGATTTAGCATTGCTGACCAGAATTATGGTTCAACGCTCACCTTAACGGCTCCGGTGAGCAATAGCACTGCCGCCATCAGCTACAGCAGCAGCAACACGGCTGTGGCCAGTATCAGCGGAAATGTAATTACGGCACTTAAGCCGGGTACGGCTACCATCACAGCTACACAGCTTGCAACTGGTAATTATACGGGAGCGACTGCTACTGCAACCCTCACTGTTTTACCGAAAAACATTACCGTTAGTCTGAACAGTACACCAGCGATTAGCAAAACTTACGATGGCAATACTTCGGCAACCCTATCTGCGGCCAATTATACCCTTAATGGATTACTAGGTACAGATGTAGTTAATGTTTCAGGAACAGCAACATACAACAACAAGAACTCAGGAACCGGTAAAACAATTACTGCCGGCAACTTTATACTTACAGGATCGGAAAAGGATTATTATACCCTGACTACCGTTAATGCTACGGTTAATGGTACCATCCTAAGCAAAACACTGACCGCAACTGCGGCTACGGTAAGTAAAACTTATGATGGCAACAGTACAGCAACTGTTAACTTTAATACGCCAACAGGTCTGATAAATACCGAAGATGTGAGCATCGGCTATACCACGGCTACTTATGCTGATAAAAACGCAGGCATCAACAAAGCCATCAGCATTACAGGTCTTAGCTTAACAGGTGCAGACATCGCAAACTATACCTTAAACAGCTTCAGCACTAACGGAACTATATTGCCTAAAGCGCTAACAATTACTGCTGATAATAAGGAGAAATATACAGGTACTGCTAACCCTGCTTTAACAGCTAGCTACAGTGGCTTTGTAAATGGCGAGACCAGTACCATACTGAGCACTCAGCCTTCATTGAGTACTACGGCTACAATTACAAGTCCGATGGGCGATTACCCAATTACAGCTAGCGGGGCGGCCTCGGCCAACTATGCCATCAGTTATGTAGCAGGTAACCTGAAAATCAAAGGCGGCGCACCAACAAGTATTACCCTTGCTGGCGTAACACTTTACGAGAACAGCCCTGCAGGTACCAATGCAGGTACTTTAAGCAGTACTTCGGATGATCCATCCGCAACCTTTACCTATACCCTGGTTGCAGGTGCAGGTGATACCGACAATACATCATTTGCTATCAGTGGCAACAAGATCAACACCTCGGCCGTCCTTGATTACGAAACCAAGCCGGTTTATAGTGTACGTGTGAAAAGCACCACACAATATGGTCTGAGTTTGGAGAAAACATTTACCATCGACCTGACTGACGTGAATGAGCCCCCTACCCTGTCCGCTATCGCCAATCAGACAATTTGTTTCACTACAACCGGACAAACCGTAGCCTTGAGTGGCATTTCACCTGGTCCTGAAACAACACAAACTACAACTTTAAGTGTGAGCAGCAACAATGCCGGATTGTTTGAAAGTCTAATAGTAACAGGCACAGGTTCTACCGGTACCGTTAACTATCGTTTAAAAGCTGGTATGCTTGCGGGAACTGCAACGGTAACAGTAACGGTGAAAGATAACGGTGGTACAGCCAATGGAGGTATAGATACTTATAGCAGAACCTTTATCATTACCGTGAATGCCTTACCTGTTATTTCTATCAACAGTGATAAAGGTATCCAGATCAGTAAGGGAGAAAGAGTGTTATTAGCCGCTACAGGTGGAACAAGCTACACATGGGGAGCCAACAGCAGTATCATTAGCGGGCTAAACGCTGCGATGGTTGAGGTAAGACCACGAGAAACTACGACCTATACGGTAACAGTGACCAACGCCAGCGGATGCTCGGAAACAAAAACCCTTACTTTAACTGTGTTGGAGGATTACGTAAAAATCAAAGCTACCAATATCATGTCTCCTGACGGCGATGGCATAAATGATAAATGGGTGATTGACAACATTGATTTTTATCCTAACAATGAGGTGAAGATCTTTGACAAAAGCGGTCGTTTCATTTATGGCAAAAAAGGCTACGACAATAGCTGGGATGCTACCCTGAATGGCTTGCCATTAGCTGAAGGTACTTATTACTATGTGATTGATTTCGGAACCAACAAACCAAGTGTTAAAGGCTTCATTACCATTGTAAGAAAAGAACAGACACGTTAA
- a CDS encoding helix-turn-helix domain-containing protein: protein MPPTIFHKKADPKHLQFVFECLDHFHPLSSDLKAEFTARCFEVEVRKDEYLLRKGSHSYYIYFIIEGILTGRAGTNTCEITSFISVKGEFVSAIEGLYGSASATEDIKAEEDAILLGLHVVDVECFTSRYPEMNIIMKKVMQLYYQMAHHRSIFFRIGTATDKYAFFLSAYPHHAELIRLDVAASFLNIKIDTLKKIVNLNSKKEDTLTLTKKEVESYMESEKPFRQKKLMLTQLAAKLNMNSHQLSHLLNVYFNQNFNEFINTHRMKYVLEQLAVNGSLVQYSLDGLGFEAGFSSRSSFFSQFKKHTGLAPYRYLKLKD, encoded by the coding sequence ATGCCACCTACAATATTTCATAAAAAAGCTGATCCCAAACATTTACAGTTTGTGTTTGAATGTCTGGATCATTTTCATCCCCTGAGTTCGGATCTCAAAGCTGAGTTCACTGCGCGCTGCTTTGAAGTTGAAGTCAGAAAAGACGAGTATTTGTTAAGGAAGGGGAGTCATAGCTATTACATTTATTTCATTATTGAGGGAATCCTTACCGGTCGTGCCGGGACTAATACTTGTGAAATTACAAGCTTCATTTCTGTTAAAGGAGAGTTTGTTTCGGCAATTGAAGGACTCTATGGAAGTGCTTCGGCAACAGAAGACATCAAAGCTGAAGAGGATGCAATATTATTGGGTTTGCATGTAGTTGATGTCGAGTGTTTTACTTCCAGATATCCGGAAATGAACATTATCATGAAAAAAGTGATGCAACTTTATTATCAAATGGCACATCATCGCTCTATTTTCTTCAGGATTGGAACGGCGACAGATAAATATGCCTTTTTTTTAAGCGCCTATCCACATCATGCTGAGCTGATTCGCCTGGATGTGGCAGCTTCTTTTTTGAACATAAAAATTGATACACTAAAGAAGATTGTGAATTTGAACAGTAAAAAGGAGGATACACTAACTTTAACCAAAAAGGAAGTTGAAAGTTACATGGAATCAGAAAAACCATTCAGACAAAAAAAACTGATGTTGACACAGTTAGCGGCTAAATTAAATATGAATTCCCATCAGCTTTCTCATCTGCTGAATGTCTATTTTAATCAAAATTTCAATGAGTTTATCAATACCCATAGAATGAAATATGTGCTTGAGCAGTTAGCTGTTAATGGGAGTTTAGTGCAGTATAGTTTAGATGGCCTGGGTTTTGAAGCGGGTTTTTCTTCCAGAAGTTCTTTTTTCAGTCAATTTAAAAAACATACTGGTTTGGCTCCATATAGGTATTTAAAATTAAAAGACTGA
- a CDS encoding glycosyl hydrolase family 28 protein: MTIRKNKPTILLIFSILVTLNTFAQEVFPDGTQIPDWFRQNKPTDITKLGKQYRITDYDLTNDSTIVQTKKIQAVIDKANENGGGVVVIPKGTFLSGSLFFKKGTHLYLEEGAKLKGSDDISNFPLLMTRIEGQTLKYFAALINADGLDGFTISGKGIIDGNGLKYWKAFWLRREFNPKCTNMDEMRPRLLYISNSKNIQVSGVKLINSPFWTSHFYKCKYVKLLDLHIYSPKDPIKAPSSDAVDIDACKNFLIKNCYMSVNDDAVALKGGKGPLADKDENNGGNANVIIEDCTYGFCHGALTLGSESIYNHNIILRRINIQNAERLLWLKMRGDTPQTYEYVLVEDIKGSNIENFIYIRPWTQFFDLKGEKDLRMSYCRNITMRNITLDCTNFFNVGLPNNGDQVNGFKYTLSDFTFKNLNITAKDPKIDTSVIKNFKLTNVTVNGSSVF; this comes from the coding sequence ATGACCATACGAAAAAATAAACCAACGATACTACTCATATTTTCCATCCTAGTAACCTTAAATACTTTTGCTCAAGAAGTATTCCCAGACGGCACACAAATACCGGATTGGTTTAGGCAAAACAAACCTACCGATATAACTAAACTGGGTAAGCAATATCGTATTACAGACTATGACCTTACAAATGACAGTACCATCGTTCAGACGAAAAAAATACAGGCGGTGATTGACAAAGCTAATGAAAATGGTGGCGGTGTGGTGGTCATTCCCAAAGGGACTTTTCTTAGCGGATCACTATTTTTCAAAAAGGGTACCCACCTATATCTTGAAGAAGGTGCCAAACTAAAAGGTAGCGATGACATCAGTAATTTCCCTCTTCTGATGACACGTATAGAGGGGCAGACATTAAAATATTTCGCTGCTCTGATAAACGCTGACGGATTGGATGGATTCACAATTTCGGGTAAAGGAATTATAGATGGTAACGGGCTGAAGTACTGGAAAGCCTTTTGGCTAAGGCGGGAGTTCAATCCAAAATGTACCAATATGGATGAAATGAGGCCTAGACTTCTATATATCTCAAACAGCAAAAACATTCAGGTTTCGGGTGTAAAATTAATAAACTCGCCTTTCTGGACAAGTCACTTTTACAAGTGTAAATATGTAAAACTACTCGACCTACACATCTATTCTCCCAAAGATCCTATCAAAGCTCCGAGTTCCGATGCTGTGGATATAGATGCCTGCAAAAATTTCCTTATTAAAAATTGCTATATGTCTGTAAATGATGACGCTGTAGCACTCAAAGGTGGCAAAGGCCCGCTTGCCGATAAAGATGAAAATAACGGTGGCAACGCCAATGTAATCATCGAAGACTGTACTTACGGATTCTGTCATGGAGCATTAACCCTGGGAAGTGAGTCTATCTATAACCACAATATCATCCTGCGCCGTATCAACATACAAAACGCAGAGCGCCTACTTTGGCTTAAAATGCGCGGTGACACACCCCAGACTTACGAGTATGTACTAGTAGAAGATATCAAAGGTAGTAACATAGAGAATTTTATATACATCCGCCCATGGACGCAGTTCTTTGACCTTAAGGGCGAGAAGGACTTAAGAATGTCTTACTGCAGAAACATAACCATGCGTAATATTACATTAGACTGTACTAATTTTTTTAATGTAGGGCTGCCAAATAATGGTGATCAGGTGAATGGCTTTAAGTATACCCTATCAGATTTCACATTTAAAAATCTGAATATAACTGCTAAAGATCCGAAAATAGATACATCTGTGATAAAGAATTTCAAACTGACAAACGTAACTGTCAATGGGAGTTCAGTCTTTTAA